A window of the Thermodesulforhabdus norvegica genome harbors these coding sequences:
- the rsmA gene encoding 16S rRNA (adenine(1518)-N(6)/adenine(1519)-N(6))-dimethyltransferase RsmA yields the protein MLLRPSDYFRMFSGRIRKTLGQHFLIQPRTAEKIVQALMVRPGDTVIEIGPGLGALTAHLIRLPCNLHLVELDADIAKALQSVMPSETPATVFWHIEDILSSDLLNKPGESKKAEKIKVIGNIPYSISSPLLMRLIENHRHIDRAVLMVQREVARRWTAKPGTREYGLPTVLLACCALTERLFYVGPGQFYPKPKVHSAVVKIKFFERACWEYPGWPYFRQVASRLFRMRRKTVLTILKSFMDATLAEQILREAGASPGTRPENLSPEEILRLARSIASKGQRTD from the coding sequence ATGCTTCTGCGCCCTTCAGACTACTTCCGAATGTTTTCCGGCCGGATACGAAAAACCCTGGGACAGCACTTTCTCATTCAGCCCCGAACGGCCGAAAAAATAGTCCAGGCACTGATGGTTCGCCCCGGAGATACTGTGATTGAGATCGGCCCCGGCCTGGGAGCTCTTACAGCCCACCTGATAAGGCTTCCCTGCAACCTCCATCTCGTAGAACTCGACGCCGATATAGCAAAGGCTTTGCAGTCCGTAATGCCTTCGGAGACTCCGGCTACCGTTTTCTGGCACATTGAAGACATCCTTTCTTCCGATCTATTAAACAAGCCGGGCGAGTCGAAAAAGGCTGAAAAGATAAAGGTGATAGGAAACATACCTTACTCCATAAGCTCACCCTTGCTTATGCGGCTCATTGAAAATCACCGACATATCGACAGGGCAGTTTTAATGGTACAGCGTGAGGTTGCCCGGAGGTGGACGGCAAAACCGGGAACCCGGGAATACGGTCTCCCCACCGTTCTGCTCGCCTGCTGTGCACTGACGGAGCGACTTTTTTACGTGGGGCCGGGTCAATTCTACCCCAAGCCAAAAGTTCATTCAGCGGTGGTGAAAATCAAGTTTTTCGAAAGGGCCTGCTGGGAATACCCGGGATGGCCCTATTTCCGGCAGGTGGCTTCCCGCCTATTCCGGATGCGCCGAAAGACCGTTCTAACAATTCTCAAGAGTTTCATGGACGCAACGCTGGCGGAGCAGATACTCAGAGAAGCCGGCGCGAGCCCCGGCACCAGGCCCGAAAACCTGAGTCCCGAAGAAATCCTCCGGCTTGCCCGGTCAATCGCCTCTAAAGGCCAGAGAACAGATTAA
- the tsaD gene encoding tRNA (adenosine(37)-N6)-threonylcarbamoyltransferase complex transferase subunit TsaD: MIILGIESSCDETAAALVEEGRRILSGAVASQIAVHGPFGGVVPELASRKHVEAILVVIEKALKEAGVTVDEVDAIAVTQGPGLVGSLLVGISAAKALSYSLGKPLIGVNHLEAHIHAAFIEDEPIEEPAVCLVVSGGHTALYYMESSDSRPHYLGGTLDDAAGEAFDKVAKLLGLGYPGGVVIDRLSVSGNPEAFDFPRAYLGRDSFDFSFSGLKTAVANFVRKFGNPALEGEVPYRVEDLVASFQEAVVDVLVDKTTAAAVHHGVKHVIVVGGVAANRRLRERFAEASIEKGWTLHIPPVSLCTDNAVMVAAAGYAVWKRQGFVKDPLSLDAVSRWL; encoded by the coding sequence ATGATAATTCTGGGGATTGAATCGTCCTGCGACGAAACGGCGGCGGCGCTCGTTGAGGAAGGTCGTCGCATTCTTTCCGGTGCCGTAGCAAGCCAGATAGCCGTCCACGGTCCCTTCGGGGGGGTGGTTCCCGAACTGGCCTCGAGGAAACACGTGGAGGCTATTCTGGTCGTTATTGAAAAGGCATTAAAAGAAGCCGGTGTGACCGTTGACGAGGTGGACGCCATAGCCGTAACTCAGGGTCCCGGACTGGTGGGTTCTCTTCTCGTGGGTATCTCTGCCGCAAAAGCCCTATCCTACTCACTGGGCAAACCCCTTATAGGGGTAAACCATCTCGAAGCTCACATTCATGCTGCCTTTATCGAAGATGAGCCGATAGAAGAACCTGCGGTATGCCTGGTGGTCTCGGGCGGCCACACGGCGCTGTACTACATGGAATCATCGGATTCCAGACCCCACTATCTGGGAGGAACGCTCGATGACGCCGCCGGCGAAGCCTTCGACAAGGTGGCAAAACTGCTCGGCCTCGGCTACCCCGGCGGGGTCGTTATAGACCGCCTGTCTGTTTCGGGTAACCCTGAAGCCTTTGACTTCCCCAGAGCCTACCTCGGAAGAGACTCCTTTGACTTCAGCTTTAGTGGTCTGAAAACGGCCGTGGCGAATTTCGTCCGGAAGTTCGGAAACCCTGCCCTTGAAGGCGAGGTACCCTATCGTGTGGAGGATCTGGTTGCCAGTTTCCAGGAAGCCGTCGTGGACGTGCTCGTAGATAAGACCACGGCTGCAGCCGTTCATCACGGCGTTAAACATGTGATCGTTGTTGGGGGCGTTGCCGCCAACCGCCGCTTAAGAGAACGATTCGCCGAAGCGTCCATAGAAAAGGGATGGACACTCCACATTCCTCCCGTTTCTCTGTGCACGGACAATGCGGTTATGGTGGCCGCGGCCGGCTATGCGGTGTGGAAACGCCAGGGCTTTGTAAAAGACCCTCTATCGCTGGATGCCGTATCACGGTGGCTCTGA
- the fbp gene encoding class 1 fructose-bisphosphatase, whose translation MPVKEVGITVTEHLLREQRETPYATGAFTQLLNELIVAAKIIHREVSKAGLVDILGSTGSRNVYGEQVQKLDDFANHTIIRRVMHTGHVCAIASEEDADIVEVPQEYPRGPYILLIDPLDGSSNIDVNASIGTIFSIHRRLKDDGPVTLDEVLRKGSEQVAAGYFIYGSSTMLVYSTGKGVNGFTLNPGLGEFLLSHPNITMPERGKIYSVNEGNYAYWDEPVRRYVDYLKTPDPETSRPYTSRYIGTLVGDFHRNLLKGGIFMYPADRKDPKKPRGKLRLLFEAAPLAFIAEQAGGTASDGSRRILDLEPETLHDRVPLFIGSKDDVVTAEKFLSGEL comes from the coding sequence ATGCCGGTTAAGGAAGTCGGAATAACGGTTACGGAGCATCTTTTGAGGGAACAGCGTGAGACGCCTTACGCAACCGGAGCATTCACGCAACTGCTTAATGAACTCATTGTTGCCGCAAAGATAATCCACAGAGAGGTCAGCAAGGCCGGACTGGTGGACATCCTGGGTTCCACGGGATCGAGAAACGTTTACGGTGAACAGGTTCAGAAACTGGACGATTTTGCCAATCACACGATAATCCGCCGTGTCATGCACACAGGTCATGTCTGTGCCATAGCCTCTGAGGAAGACGCGGACATTGTGGAGGTTCCTCAGGAGTATCCCAGAGGTCCTTACATACTGCTCATAGATCCCCTGGACGGGTCCTCCAATATAGACGTAAATGCAAGTATTGGGACGATTTTTTCGATACACCGGCGGCTTAAGGATGACGGTCCGGTAACTCTTGATGAGGTATTGCGGAAGGGCTCGGAACAGGTGGCTGCCGGTTATTTTATTTACGGATCCAGTACAATGCTCGTTTACAGTACGGGAAAAGGCGTAAACGGCTTTACCTTAAATCCGGGACTCGGCGAGTTTCTCCTCAGCCATCCCAATATAACCATGCCGGAAAGGGGAAAGATCTACAGCGTAAACGAAGGGAATTATGCTTACTGGGACGAACCCGTGAGGCGTTATGTGGATTATCTCAAAACCCCCGATCCGGAGACTTCCAGACCCTACACATCGAGATACATAGGAACTCTGGTGGGAGATTTTCACCGCAACCTACTGAAAGGCGGAATTTTCATGTACCCTGCCGACAGAAAAGATCCCAAAAAGCCCAGGGGAAAGCTGCGCCTTCTTTTTGAAGCCGCTCCTCTTGCCTTCATTGCAGAACAGGCCGGAGGAACTGCTTCCGACGGATCTCGTAGAATTCTCGATCTGGAGCCCGAAACGCTTCACGACAGGGTCCCTCTCTTCATCGGAAGCAAGGATGACGTCGTTACGGCAGAAAAATTCCTGTCAGGAGAGCTATAG
- the moaA gene encoding GTP 3',8-cyclase MoaA, whose protein sequence is MAYENIDAHGRTVDYLRISITDRCNLRCIYCMPEEGVPRLSHEDVLSYEEIIRILNVAGSIGISKVRVTGGEPLVRKGVVEFCRSLVEIVGRGCVSITTNGVLLEEFAWDLWNAGIRRINVSLDTLKRERFAEITRRDYFNRVWNGIMTAYRIGFHPVKLNVVVIKGLNDDEIEDLAALTFEYPFHVRFIEFMPFGSGEWSSRFVSSDEIVERLKNVGELLPAVSLNSNGPAKYYAFRGALGKVGIISPISHHFCATCNRLRLTADGKLRTCLFATKETDLRAILRSSEDDEKLKEAIVRALKEKPEKHGLNEELFHKCIGRPMIKIGG, encoded by the coding sequence ATGGCTTACGAAAACATCGATGCTCACGGGCGGACTGTGGACTACTTGAGAATATCCATAACCGACAGGTGTAATCTGAGATGCATCTACTGCATGCCCGAGGAGGGGGTACCCAGATTGTCCCACGAGGATGTTCTTTCCTATGAGGAAATAATCCGGATTCTGAATGTTGCCGGCTCAATCGGTATAAGCAAGGTGCGGGTTACCGGTGGAGAGCCCCTTGTGAGGAAAGGCGTAGTTGAGTTTTGCAGGTCTCTTGTTGAAATCGTTGGGCGTGGTTGTGTAAGCATAACCACCAACGGAGTGTTGCTTGAGGAGTTCGCATGGGACCTGTGGAACGCCGGCATCAGGCGAATAAACGTAAGTCTTGACACACTGAAGCGGGAGCGATTTGCCGAAATAACGAGAAGAGACTATTTCAATCGGGTCTGGAACGGCATTATGACGGCTTACAGAATAGGGTTTCATCCCGTTAAGCTGAATGTCGTCGTTATCAAAGGGCTGAACGACGATGAAATTGAAGATCTTGCCGCTTTAACGTTTGAATATCCTTTCCACGTGCGTTTTATCGAGTTTATGCCTTTTGGAAGTGGCGAATGGTCGTCCAGGTTCGTTTCTTCGGACGAAATAGTCGAGCGTCTGAAAAATGTCGGTGAGCTTTTACCCGCGGTAAGTCTGAACTCCAACGGACCGGCGAAGTACTATGCCTTTCGCGGGGCTCTCGGTAAAGTGGGTATAATAAGCCCCATAAGCCATCACTTTTGCGCTACCTGTAACCGCCTGAGGCTTACTGCTGACGGTAAACTTCGGACCTGTCTTTTTGCAACGAAGGAGACCGATCTCAGGGCCATCCTCAGAAGCTCGGAGGATGACGAAAAATTGAAAGAAGCTATTGTTCGGGCTCTGAAGGAAAAGCCGGAAAAACACGGCCTTAACGAAGAATTGTTTCATAAATGCATTGGTCGCCCCATGATCAAAATCGGGGGATAG